From a single Arthrobacter sp. SLBN-112 genomic region:
- a CDS encoding SDR family oxidoreductase: MRVKKAVVVITGASSGIGRATALEFADKGARLVLAARSAGALESLAHEVRKRGGKAVAVPADVTDADSVDALAASAVEEFGHLDVWVNNAAIGLFGRITDVPLADLRRVLDVNIGGYVNGARAALPRFRAQGSGVLVNVGSIVGEVSQPYTAAYSMSKAAVRALSVSIRSELQLDGIRKVKVCTVLPAAIDTPFFQHAANYTGRKVVAMPPVYTPERVARTIVSLAAKPRREAVVGPAGRLLVLQHKVTPAKVEAAMAVQVEKTHLSRKKSVAASTGTLYEPSGHTRKAAVSGGWHGGRRTGRRRMVAATAAAGAAAVLWKRSR; the protein is encoded by the coding sequence ATGCGGGTCAAGAAGGCAGTGGTGGTCATCACCGGAGCATCAAGCGGCATCGGCCGTGCCACGGCGCTCGAATTCGCGGACAAAGGTGCCCGCCTGGTCCTTGCCGCGCGCAGCGCCGGTGCCTTGGAAAGCCTGGCCCACGAGGTCCGGAAGCGGGGCGGCAAGGCGGTCGCGGTTCCTGCCGATGTGACAGACGCCGACAGCGTGGACGCGCTGGCGGCCAGTGCAGTGGAGGAGTTCGGGCACCTCGACGTATGGGTGAACAACGCCGCCATCGGCCTCTTCGGCCGGATCACTGACGTTCCCCTGGCGGACCTCCGGCGCGTCCTGGACGTGAACATCGGTGGATACGTCAATGGTGCACGGGCTGCCCTGCCGCGGTTCCGGGCCCAGGGTTCCGGAGTCCTGGTCAACGTCGGGTCCATAGTGGGCGAGGTCTCCCAGCCCTATACCGCGGCCTACTCCATGTCCAAGGCTGCGGTCCGTGCCCTCAGCGTGAGCATCCGTTCGGAGCTGCAACTGGACGGCATCCGAAAGGTGAAGGTCTGCACCGTGTTGCCCGCGGCCATTGACACTCCCTTCTTCCAGCACGCCGCCAACTACACGGGACGGAAAGTGGTGGCCATGCCGCCGGTCTACACCCCGGAACGGGTGGCCCGAACCATCGTCAGCCTGGCGGCAAAGCCACGCCGCGAAGCCGTGGTGGGCCCTGCCGGCCGGCTGCTGGTCCTCCAGCACAAGGTCACGCCCGCCAAAGTGGAAGCGGCCATGGCCGTGCAGGTGGAGAAGACCCATCTGTCCCGGAAGAAGTCGGTGGCGGCCTCAACGGGCACCCTCTATGAGCCATCGGGCCATACCCGCAAGGCCGCGGTCAGCGGTGGCTGGCACGGCGGACGGCGGACGGGGCGGCGCAGGATGGTTGCTGCCACGGCGGCCGCCGGGGCCGCCGCCGTGTTGTGGAAGCGCAGCCGCTGA
- a CDS encoding MerR family transcriptional regulator, protein MEEIPATGGRDWSIQDVARIAGTTSRTLRHYDDIGLLKPSRVGSNGYRYYDSAALLQLQRILLLRELGLGLPAIAEVFHRHTDPVIELTRHLEWLGQEQQRLARQIRSVRQTIETVRAGGQLMAGDMFEGFDHTQYKDEVEQRWGKDAYATSDAWWRGMPADEKREWKSRVEALGRDWQAAARSRVAADGPEARELAARHVEWLKSIPGTPAADDGGNTKAYVLGLADMYVEDPRFAANYGGVEGAGFVRAALRSFAEKFL, encoded by the coding sequence GCCGCACGCTGCGCCACTATGACGACATTGGACTGCTGAAGCCCAGCCGGGTGGGCAGCAACGGTTACCGCTATTACGACAGCGCCGCCCTCCTTCAGCTCCAGCGCATTCTCTTGCTGCGGGAGCTGGGACTGGGCCTGCCGGCCATCGCGGAGGTCTTCCACCGGCACACCGATCCGGTCATCGAGCTCACCCGCCATCTCGAGTGGCTTGGCCAGGAGCAGCAGCGGCTGGCACGGCAGATTCGGTCGGTGCGGCAAACAATCGAAACAGTAAGGGCAGGAGGCCAGCTGATGGCAGGGGACATGTTCGAGGGCTTCGATCACACCCAGTACAAGGATGAGGTGGAGCAACGGTGGGGCAAGGACGCCTACGCGACATCCGACGCGTGGTGGCGCGGCATGCCGGCGGACGAAAAGCGGGAATGGAAGTCCAGGGTGGAGGCTCTTGGCCGGGACTGGCAGGCTGCAGCCCGCTCCCGAGTTGCTGCGGACGGTCCGGAAGCGCGGGAGCTGGCAGCCCGGCACGTCGAGTGGCTGAAGTCCATCCCCGGTACCCCCGCAGCCGACGATGGCGGCAACACCAAGGCATATGTGCTGGGGCTGGCGGACATGTACGTGGAAGACCCGCGCTTCGCCGCCAATTACGGCGGGGTGGAAGGGGCTGGCTTCGTCCGGGCGGCGCTTCGCAGTTTCGCCGAGAAGTTCCTTTAA